A section of the Trichomycterus rosablanca isolate fTriRos1 chromosome 6, fTriRos1.hap1, whole genome shotgun sequence genome encodes:
- the cplane2 gene encoding ciliogenesis and planar polarity effector 2, with the protein MARVAAGSIIVSDWHRTSESREFFNKILQKKKRRKFGFLDAPVMPPHLKVDTVRYKVLLSGKSGVGKTTLAARLAGLDMPSMHYETTGIETSVVWWPVKLRESGRKLFFQFQLWDCGESAMHRFDHMLPSCKEQVDAILFLFSFTDSNSFEDISNHMSRITEPSESLVRLVVGTKFDLFMHTDVTESEITRFQEEQGIPVFRVGGDVSGGFGEVAPLLNALAENLWHQDCIRVSSITVPSFPEDADVEIIV; encoded by the exons CGCGTGTAGCTGCTGGATCTATTATAGTATCAGACTGGCATCGGACTTCTGAAAGCCGAGAATTCTTTAACAAGATCCTGCAGAAGAAAAAACGCCGTAAATTCG GTTTTTTGGATGCCCCAGTGATGCCCCCTCATCTGAAAGTAGACACAGTTCGCTATAAAGTTCTGCTCTCAGGTAAAAGCGGAGTGGGGAAAACGACTTTGGCTGCCCGTCTTGCTGGACTAGACATGCCCAGCATGCACTATGAAACTACAG GTATTGAGACGAGCGTGGTGTGGTGGCCTGTAAAGCTAAGAGAAAGTGGACGCAAGCTTTTCTTTCAGTTCCAGCTCTGGGATTGCGGCGAGAGCGCCATGCACAGATTTGACCACATGCTGCCG TCCTGTAAGGAACAGGTGGATGCTATTCTCTTCCTGTTTTCCTTTACTGATAGCAACTCTTTTGAGGACATCTCCAATCACATGTCTCGGATCACAGAGCCCTCCGAAAGCCTGGTCAGACTGGTGGTTGGCACCAA GTTTGATTTGTTTATGCACACAGATGTGACAGAAAGTGAGATCACACGCTTTCAGGAGGAACAGGGGATACCAGTTTTCCGGGTGGGAGGGGACGTGAGTGGAGGATTTGGGGAAGTTGCACCCCTTTTAAATGCCTTGGCAGAAAACCTGTGGCACCAGGACTGTATTCGAGTTTCTTCCATCACGGTACCGTCTTTTCCAGAAGATGCAGACGTGGAGATCATTGTTTAG